In Roseisolibacter agri, the following proteins share a genomic window:
- a CDS encoding BTAD domain-containing putative transcriptional regulator — MLSLRFLGTPELLQEGRVVTGAAAQRHRVALLALLAHAAPRAVSRDRLLALLWPESEALRARHRLNVAVHALRQTFGPVVVSQGDELRLDTGLVVSDLGAFEAAVTAGDARRVVTLYSGPLLDGLFLKDAATFEAWVEGERARLARQYAGALEELADAAERDGDTAGAVEWWGRLVAHDPCRTHSALGLMRALDAAGDRAGALRHAELHARLMTQELDAAPDPLVESFARQLRVAPWPPTPPSLTTEPGPPLDPPPAVTAPPLRSGDQRPVAVPSMRPAIASRARLMGHLTVGAGVALVAVTTVAIVLYGGRVVTPADAVVSPAAQALYREGLAGIGALDSAAVFRLLTSALREDPRLARAAVLAGRIAPNDSTRIALFAKAESLAVHASTRDRLYVRTVVGTLTLDSARLAASDTLAAHHADDVEAMAARGQLLTYAGRYETVVAELTPVVRRTAARGDEVDGALSEAYVALYESHISLAAFDDAERVAREWIARMPDRAAGWERLADVLTVRGRCAAADSALAVPPMRVIAASRLRPALRLACEGDYAGAADWLGVYARVGDSRDRGAANWLRLIAERYAGRHEVAARHAAALCESMGPSCSPFRAHAQILLERGRPREAAAAFALAADWAPLAARSYGRLELTASGGALQRAWYLTHVATSLLAAGELDRAAALADTIAALVRPYVSGRGSALPHQVRGMVLAARARRAGDPAHAAQLRREAIAELRHALGRPFRGLPRARLELARLLVDEGRAGEAVAVLRPAAWRGLEQANLFYVTGPEFRLALAEAYDAAAQPDSAAAEYGRVLAAWRVAEPALDARRARVARRRAGLDRGSPRR, encoded by the coding sequence ATGCTGTCGCTGCGCTTCCTCGGCACTCCGGAGCTGCTCCAGGAGGGACGAGTGGTCACCGGGGCGGCTGCGCAGCGCCATCGTGTGGCCCTGCTCGCGCTCCTGGCCCATGCCGCGCCACGCGCCGTCAGCCGGGACCGGCTCCTGGCGCTGCTCTGGCCGGAGAGCGAGGCACTCCGTGCCCGTCATCGCCTCAACGTCGCAGTCCACGCCCTGCGACAGACGTTCGGTCCGGTGGTCGTCTCGCAGGGCGACGAGCTGCGGCTCGACACGGGGCTCGTGGTGAGCGATCTGGGCGCGTTCGAGGCGGCGGTCACCGCTGGCGATGCCCGACGGGTCGTCACGCTGTACTCGGGGCCACTTCTCGACGGCCTGTTCCTGAAGGACGCCGCGACGTTCGAAGCGTGGGTGGAGGGCGAGCGTGCGCGCCTCGCCCGACAGTATGCTGGGGCGCTAGAGGAGCTGGCGGACGCGGCCGAGCGCGACGGCGACACGGCGGGAGCGGTCGAGTGGTGGGGACGGCTCGTGGCGCACGACCCCTGCCGGACGCACTCGGCACTCGGTCTGATGCGGGCGCTCGATGCGGCCGGCGACCGGGCCGGCGCGCTGCGCCACGCCGAGCTGCACGCGCGGCTGATGACGCAGGAGCTGGACGCGGCGCCGGATCCGCTCGTGGAATCGTTCGCCCGACAGCTGCGCGTGGCGCCCTGGCCGCCCACACCGCCCTCTCTCACCACCGAGCCGGGTCCCCCACTGGACCCCCCGCCGGCCGTCACGGCGCCACCGCTGCGCAGCGGCGACCAGCGTCCGGTCGCTGTTCCATCGATGCGCCCAGCAATCGCTTCGCGTGCGCGGCTGATGGGCCACCTGACGGTGGGCGCGGGCGTCGCGCTGGTCGCGGTCACCACCGTCGCGATCGTGCTCTATGGTGGCCGCGTGGTGACCCCGGCGGATGCGGTGGTCTCGCCTGCCGCGCAGGCGCTGTACCGAGAGGGGCTCGCCGGAATCGGGGCGCTCGACAGCGCGGCAGTCTTTCGGCTGCTGACCTCCGCCCTGCGCGAGGACCCCAGACTCGCGCGGGCCGCGGTGCTGGCAGGGCGCATCGCCCCGAACGACTCGACGCGGATCGCGCTCTTCGCGAAGGCGGAGTCGCTGGCGGTCCACGCCTCGACGCGTGACCGCCTGTACGTGCGCACCGTCGTCGGCACGCTCACCCTCGACTCGGCGCGGCTGGCGGCGTCGGACACGCTCGCGGCGCACCACGCCGACGACGTCGAGGCGATGGCCGCCCGCGGCCAGCTGCTCACGTATGCCGGCCGCTACGAGACCGTCGTCGCGGAGCTGACGCCGGTGGTCCGGCGCACGGCTGCGCGCGGCGACGAGGTGGACGGCGCGCTGAGCGAGGCGTACGTCGCGTTGTACGAGTCGCACATCTCCCTTGCGGCGTTCGATGACGCGGAGCGCGTCGCCCGCGAGTGGATCGCGCGCATGCCGGATCGGGCGGCGGGGTGGGAGCGACTCGCCGACGTGCTCACCGTGCGCGGCCGGTGCGCGGCCGCAGACTCCGCGCTCGCCGTCCCCCCGATGCGGGTGATCGCGGCGTCGCGCCTCCGGCCCGCGCTCCGCTTGGCGTGCGAGGGCGACTATGCTGGCGCCGCCGACTGGCTGGGCGTCTACGCGCGGGTGGGGGACTCGCGCGATCGCGGCGCCGCGAACTGGCTGCGGCTCATCGCCGAGCGCTACGCGGGGCGTCACGAGGTCGCCGCGCGGCACGCGGCCGCCCTGTGCGAGTCGATGGGGCCGTCGTGCTCCCCCTTCCGCGCGCACGCGCAGATCCTGCTCGAGCGGGGACGTCCGCGTGAAGCCGCGGCCGCATTCGCGCTCGCCGCCGATTGGGCGCCGCTCGCGGCGCGGTCATACGGCCGGCTCGAGCTCACCGCGAGCGGGGGCGCGCTGCAGCGTGCGTGGTATCTCACGCATGTGGCGACATCGCTGCTTGCCGCGGGGGAGCTGGACCGCGCGGCGGCGCTGGCCGACACGATCGCGGCCCTCGTGCGACCGTACGTGTCGGGACGTGGCTCGGCGCTGCCGCACCAGGTGCGTGGGATGGTGCTCGCAGCGCGTGCGCGCCGTGCCGGCGACCCCGCCCATGCCGCCCAGCTGCGACGCGAGGCCATCGCCGAGTTGCGACACGCGCTCGGGCGCCCTTTTCGCGGGCTCCCCAGGGCCCGGTTGGAACTCGCCCGTCTGCTGGTCGACGAGGGGCGAGCCGGGGAGGCAGTGGCGGTGCTTCGCCCGGCGGCGTGGCGCGGACTCGAGCAGGCGAATCTCTTCTACGTCACGGGGCCCGAGTTCCGGCTCGCACTCGCCGAGGCATACGACGCGGCGGCGCAGCCCGACAGCGCGGCGGCCGAGTACGGACGCGTGCTCGCAGCGTGGCGCGTCGCCGAGCCGGCGCTGGACGCGCGCCGGGCGCGCGTCGCACGCCGTCGTGCAGGGCTCGACCGTGGATCCCCGCGTCGGTGA